The Tachysurus fulvidraco isolate hzauxx_2018 chromosome 4, HZAU_PFXX_2.0, whole genome shotgun sequence DNA window AGgttcatgacatgacatgacatgatgtATAATTCTTCTGCAGAATGGTGATCAGAAGTTTAACACGTATGTGTGGCTCTAACACATATGTGTGGCTTTCCCAAAATAAtctcccactgtgtgtgtctcacaggCCATGAACCAGGACTGATGCAGTTGGTCAACTATTATAGAGGCGCAGACAAGCTGTGTCGTAAAGCATCTCTGGTCAAGTATGGATTCATTCTTAAGcttttatttgattatatttgtactttttattgatttattgattgattgatcattTTCATTATAAACATAATCAAAGATCTGATAATGTATCTGCTGCTCTGAGtttaaaatatatctaaaaacTCTGTAATAATATAGAAATCATGCACCTCAAATGTGTCATACAtcgtattttttttccttgttttttgcCTGAAGGTTAATAAAGACTAGTCAAGAGCTAAAAGACTCCTGTAACTGGTTGCCTGAGTCCTACATCATTTATCCAACCAATCTCAACACTCCTGTGGCTCCTGCAACCAATGGCATCAGCCATCTAAAAGACAACCCAAAGACTGATGAGCGTGAGGTATTTCTTGCCTCCTATAACACTAAAAAGGAAAATGGGGAAGGAACAGTATGGATCGCTAAATCGTCAGCTGGAGCAAAAGGTGAGAAAAGATTGTCCATTTACGGctctcaaacaaaacaaattgaaTTGAGATTTGtctctgatttatttaaatattttttaattatcttttgAAATGTAcctgttaattgttttttaCAAATTGTGTGTCAAAGttcgttttttctttttcttttttttttttttttgatacttaaatgtgaataaaatgatctttgtttattttaaatagggGCTGGAATCTTGATATCTCAGGATGCTAATCAGTTGCTTGAGTTTATTGATAATCAGGGACAAGTTCATGTCATTCAGAAATATCTGGAGCGACCACTGCTGTTGGAACCTGGTCATCGCAAATTTGATATAAGGTACAATATAGAAGCTCTTTGGTTGTATTGtaattgtattgtgttgtcttaGATCTATGTAATAACTTTGAATTTCAAGCCCAATGCAGGAAACAAGCTCAATGCTTTATAACATTTGATGTGATAATCTTCTATTTTAAGGAGCTGGGTGCTTGTAGACCATCAGTACAACATCTATCTGTACCGTGAGGGAGTGCTGAGGACGTCTTCTGAGCCGTACAACAGCTCAGACCTGCAGGATATGACCAGccatctgaccaatcactgCATCCAGAAGGAGCACTCGCAGAACTATGGCCGTTACGAAGAGGGCAACGAGATGTTTTTTGACGACTTCAGACACTACCTTCTGAGTGTTCACAATATTTCCATGGAGACATCCATCTTACCTCAGATCAATCACATaataaggtaaaaaaataaaaagtagcatacacacactcgtcGCAGTCGTCCCTTTGACTAAGCAAGCTTCACCTTTTGAAGGAACAATTCCTTAAAGCTGcacaattttcaattcaatgtTTTATTCTCAATACAGCTATACAGCattaaaattaagtttattCTGTGCTGTTAACATCCTGAGGTGAAACGTTACAGATGATAAAATAACTATGTTATAAACCATGCCACCTTAATTGTCAGTTTGCTTTTTAATGAGCCTACCACAgtaactgtttatttactgtcaAGTCCGGGACCTGTACGAGTTTGTAGGTGAACACAATTTTTACAATTGTTAAAGCTGCTTAAAATATCTAATCCATTAGTGCACAGTATTTAACTCATGGTACCCACCTTTTATTTCACAGGAGCTGCCTCATGTGTATTGAACCAGCGATCAGCACTAAGCACCTGTCCTACCAAAGCTTCCAGCTTTTTGGTTTTGACTTCATGCTGGATGAGAACTTTAAAGTGTGGCTTATTGAGATCAATGGAGCACCGGCATGCGCACAGTCAGTAATACAATTAGCATTTTATAGTATCTGCCTTCTTTTCATCACCTAAGAATTTATTCTCTGTTTACCTTTGAGCCTATCTGACTTCCTTTCAGTGCCATACTGATTAAATTTGTGTACACGTGACCATCACAGCCATATGTTGTTTTTCTCCAAACTGTTgtcacaaagttggaagcacacagcTGCCTAGAATGTTTCTGTTTGCCTGAGCATTAAACTTTAGTGAAACTaaaatgcctcttttccaccaaaaagaaccgagtgttggttcagagctagtgctggttcaaagttcgttccactggcaaacctttgcctttccaccggctagagagccatcacagagccgagtctaaCGTACCTGTACACGGGTCACGTTACCCAGCGCAGCAACTTTAGGGCAgcggcggcaaacacaaacaacaacaatggcggatgttgctttactgctcatggctttgtgaacctacattagcatccaaacgcggcgaatccaacgtgtacgtgcagctccgtgtaatctgtataaacggaggttgtaattgagaacgtacataacattattttatcattaacacagaaaaaagttagccttagcatctAGCTACCTGCTAttatgtgtgctgataatgtatcatatcgtggtaaagtaaaagtgtattaaacattagtatacttaaggtacattatcaaatgcgctaacagtagccacGCCCACATCCCCTAACtcaagtctagaccagcaacgttttaggctacttaagaaccacttttcctggttcagagccggtgctttgacTGTCTGTTCAGTATGACAATGCCCTTGAACACAAAACGAGCTCCATGTTGACCTGGTTTGCTATGTTTGAAttagaagaactcgagtgtccgtTAACCcttcaaccccactgaacacctttaagaTAAACTGTAATGTCAACTGCACCCCAGTCCTCCTCATCTGACCTTATTACTGGGCATCAGTAGAGCTTTTGTGACCGACTGGAAAAAATCCACATTTGCCCCCACTCCAATATGTATCCATCATTCGATCTATCTATTGTtcaaactatctatctatctatattgcAACATGAAGTTCGAGAAAGCCCTGCTCCTTATTAACAGGCAGCATAGATGATGCAATTTCTGTATAGATGGGTTACATGGACTCAAGTGCTTGTCATTGAAAATTATTGCAAAAGTTTGATTCTGTAATTGCTTGTGCCATAAACAATTCAATGTAGAGCATTACAGAAACATTCCTGATCGTAAC harbors:
- the ttl gene encoding tubulin--tyrosine ligase, which gives rise to MSNPTLMYTFVLRDDNSSVYAEVSKILISTGKWKRLKKDNPRFNLMLGERNRLPFGRLGHEPGLMQLVNYYRGADKLCRKASLVKLIKTSQELKDSCNWLPESYIIYPTNLNTPVAPATNGISHLKDNPKTDEREVFLASYNTKKENGEGTVWIAKSSAGAKGAGILISQDANQLLEFIDNQGQVHVIQKYLERPLLLEPGHRKFDIRSWVLVDHQYNIYLYREGVLRTSSEPYNSSDLQDMTSHLTNHCIQKEHSQNYGRYEEGNEMFFDDFRHYLLSVHNISMETSILPQINHIIRSCLMCIEPAISTKHLSYQSFQLFGFDFMLDENFKVWLIEINGAPACAQKLYPELCQGIVDVAISTVFSLNADALSASPPFSTSPSLSSTSCSSPKLRAPQHFGPFIKL